The nucleotide window AATTATTTACcgaaaatatcatattaaaagttTCCTCCTTCTACCTCCATTGATTATTACTCTACAATACCAAAATCAATTAATCTATGATGAGAGATTTGCAAGATTACCAtttgtagaaaataaaaatatttttaccattGTTGATTACCATTTGTAGAAACTGATGATATTATTACTAGTACGACttatcaaattacaaacaaactTCTTTCATCAGATTCACCATAACATGTTGCATGGATAGTCGGACACACAAATATAAACTGTCCACAAGTGTGGATTTGTCATTATTACTGTTGTCACAGCCTCATCACTCTCATGAAAGTCGTAACCCCTGCATTTAACACTGCGGCGGCCCCAGCTACTGCCGCAGTAGCCCCACCACGGCCCCAGCTACTGCCGCAGCAGCCCCACCAGCAGCAActgctgcagcagcagcagcaacaattgcagcagcagcagcaacagcagcagcagcaacaacagcagcagctaCATAGCTTCCAGTTTTCCTGTGACCATCCTGAAGGAAACACCATGTATTACATTTCGAGTGATGCATAAATTTCTGGTCATAAAATCTTTAATCGGCTTAAagcttttttttggtttcagtgCTTAAGTTTAGAAGTATAGGAGCTTTAATTGGTATATAAATTGAAGATGGCAAATGATAAACCGAGAATGttctaataaattaagtttaaagtTTTTGTTTCTAGTAAAAAACACATTCAAACAGATATTGTGAATGCAATCAAATTACCAAATGAACATGTAATGTGATACCAGAGTAAAATATACCTGGCGGGATCTAAATCCGGTCACCATAGGCTTTATCTTTTCTATGAAATTCATCAATAACGATTTGCAGTCCTCTGGTTTAAGTAGAGTGGTAGCTTCTGGAGAACCCTGCtcatatttgattattatgAGAAACCAGTTTGACACAGACGTGTAAAACTAAATGCATTGCATTTGCATACCAATAAGCAtgcataaatataaattaacgcACATTCACCAATTGTTACCTCTTCCCATGTGTCTGAGGCAAGGGCGTCCAGTGTAGCTCCCATGAACGTATTTTGCAAAGATGGATCAGGAACAGTTCTAtccatagtaaaaaaatatgatcagGCATTTCATCGAAGCGCATAGCCGCCATGATTGATAGTATTCTCAAAGActataacaaaataattggGAGACATTCAGAGGTAACTCAAAGTTTAACCATTTAAGCATCCCAGCGgccattaattatacaaaatctAGGCAATGTCACCTCTGAGAGCGCgctcctttcaatttcatcaagtTTTATTTCCCTAGTCCAATTATACCATGACATTGAGTTTTCGTAATGTCTGAGGACCTGTGAAAACCTAGAATACGCTCCAaagctttaataaaaaaacaaaagggaaaaagaaaacagctGCAATTATGTAATGTACCTATCCTTCATGCGCCTCAGAACTCTCCCTGCATCTGCTGCTTCTCTTGGCTTCATCTCCACTAAATTACTGGCATGCTCCCTCAAATGTTGCAATTTAGGGTCGATAGCAGAACTACGCAAAACGAAACTAACAACAGCATCTGAAAACTCTGATATAGCTTCCTTAGTGTTGCACTcaaaaacatctcttattgaTGCCCATGTATCTCTTTCACCAGCTTCCAATATGGATTCTACTCTTTTGGCAAGCGCATGGGTTATTTGTTTCTATGCAGGAGTGACATATCAAGATTTGATAATTCGATTGAGTAGAGTGACATGCATACCACCAAGAACACTAACAGATTGTGATATCAGTGAAGGAAATACCTCGTAACTTGTCAGCATTTCTGACAACATATTGCATATAAGTTTTTCCCGGAATTTTGAAGGATTCCACTCACTCTGTTGAATGGCAGCATCTGAAAGAGCACAATATTGAAGGTAACATACCAAATCTAGGAAAATGAGTTAGTAGATGAAAGATGCTCAGGACAAGCTATAAAAGCAACATCTTAAAAAGTTGTAGTCGCTGTGTTTTATTTTGTCCACTAAGTTACTTTGTTCAATGAAGTATCCATTAAACTAGCATTAATCTTCTTGATTGATGCAGACAAGTTTATAGAAACTGAAAATTATGAGCATTCAAGTGAGGACTTAACGTTACTAGATGAGGATTTGACATAGACACTATATAGATGGCTTAACAAATGTTTTCATGGACCAATAAGATAAGTCTACACAAGAGGAGGCCTAGTCACATCAGACTAGGTTAGCACCTTAAAACTGAGATAACGGAAGATCCGACTATTGAGTCGGGTATAAATTTTTCTAGGTAATTTTATAGACTGTTTTCCTACGAAAAGCTACTCTATCGCTTATTGAactattgaatatttttagaattagaCCCATAAATTACTATTTGcgacaattttgatttttttctaggattttctggatttatcattattattttggattttattttaattttctttatgttttcagatattTGGTGACATTAGGTTTTTCCTGGTAGATGTAGGTTTTCCTAGTCTTTATAAAGGACATGTAAATTTATTGAGAAAGCAaccaatttttaaagaataaaattatgaatttaagatTCACATCTACTGTTCTTTTCACTCattaaaatttatgtgcttGCAGTGCTATTGTTGTTCTATTAGCTTCCGCCTGCATCACTTTTAGAGTGAAAATTGTAACAACTTGAGATTTGCATGAGTACAAAAAGCAAGTGGTCAACTAAGAAGAGGAGGTGGAGGAACACATCCTGAGAATGTTGACTACTTGTATACCTTCATTGATTCTAGTGATAGAGCGGATACAAGATTTTATATCGTCCATGACAGAATAAAACTAATTCAGGGCTCTTTTGCGAGTTTGATAACTCATGCATATCAGTTAGATATGAAGTTTTTTCTTCAGGTTTAAACTATCTCTGCAGTCATATTACTTGCCCATTGAGTGCAGCTAGTTTCCATTACAGGAGCATGCCGAGATCAAACAGAAGGCTAAATAGCAGTATCTAAGAAATTTAATCAGACCCTCGAGACAAATGTAAGATTGACAGTTTAACACAGAGTCAAATGTGTTGATGGTAAATATACTTGATAACAATAGCATCCAGAGTGTACCTCAACATTATAATTACGAAaagaatataatgataaaacaattgaaagtgGAGTTGCTTTAGAATATTATGAAGTCCGAAAAGAATCCTTTAGTTTATGCATATAAGACGTAACAACAaaggcaaagaaaaaataaattaatattggatttttagaaaagaaaaaaataaaataaaaaagaaaaaataaaaatcttcagTGTTTGGAGTCTAAATACCTTCACATCCTTGATCAAACTCGAGCATGCACGATTGGGAACAGAGATGAATAGCAGCAACATATTCTTGTCCTTCATTCAGTGATTGTTCCAGGCTAGTTTTAAACCTATTAACTGTGTTTGAATACAAATGCATCAGCATGGTATCATAGGCATCGCGTACCACCTACATAATATATTGGCACATTTGAGTTTATCAGTATAAGAaacatataaatacaaaaacaccggcgcaaaaaaaaaaaaaaaaaagcaaaagaaaagatcaaATACCAGGGAGGTTAAGAACTTAGAAAGAGGAAATATACATGCTAAGGCCTTACCATCAACGCATTTGACAGCAACTGTCGCCGTTTTTCATTTCGTACTTCTTGATCAAAATAGACTACCTCCCTGTCATATCTATTGGGGAAAAATGCAAAATAAGAGATTCCAAATCAAGTTGAACAAGAAGTAACGGATAATTTAAGTAGGAATCAATTACTTCGCGAACCAAAGTATAACTATTAATTGATCATAATTCAAAGTTTCCACTCTTCGTTTTGGGACAGACAAGCATGTAGTTAACTGATCAACTGACGGAAGAAGTATTAAAATTGAAGAATCTTCGAACAAAACACAATGTAAGTTAACATTAAATATCACACAGATCTTATAATGTGAACACATCATCATATAGAATTGACACCATGATGTATGCTTACTCTGAAAGATAGTTTTCCAAAATAGAACTGACAGTTTTTCCAAACCCTGATTCTGGTCCAGCTTGAACAGCTTCCTTCATTTTCAACCATTCCtgtaagaaataaatttgagcttaataaaattacaattataaattatttgaattagaAAATAGATTCAATAAAGTACCTTATCGGATGTAAAGCATTTGAGCTTCCCCCCGGCAATCTCTTCACATCGAACAGTGGCAACCATGACCTGATAAACAAGATGAGAAGTATAATTACATATGAAACCTGATGGTTTATATTTACACAAGAAAATGACTTTTAATACCTTGTGAGCAGGAAGATCTAAATCCTTGTTCGCTTTTATTGTTTTCCAAATATCTTCTGCATGAATAGGAAATACTGAAGCAGGTTCAACTTCCTGCCTATCACCAACAAGACCTCCTGGACAAATGGAATGGACAAACCGCTGCCTTAGTCGAGCAACCTGTAAGTGTCAATGCTATCAGCAAAATGGAGTTACGAATTACAGATACTGGATTTCTCACTTCATATTGCTGTCCTATCCTAATTGCTCCCACATGAACAGATCCATAAAATTATCTTATCACAGGACGTAATGCTCATTTTGTCATTCTTACATCATACACTCCTAATTAATGACTTTTAAACACTCTCCAGTCAAAGTTTAACgtgcataaaaattaattattggttAATTATGGACTTCAGAGTTAACTTCTAAATTAACACGAATTGAAGACGAATTCTCGGAAACGAAACACAGCCTGTCACTCCCACCAAACCTTTCCTAAGAGACTTGAATGCATTGATGTAGGGTATTTAAGAGTATTTGCCAACGGTTCTTTTCTATGGTGAAAGGCAAACAACAAAATCTCTCATGGCAGCTTCTTTTCTCCTGCATTGTGTGGAATCTTTGGCTTCATCGGAATAATGTCATCTTTAATGGCGCTGCTCCAAACCTTCAAAGCTGTCTTTCCTTGGTCCTCCGAAGTTTCTCATTATGGCTGAGGCTTGATACCAATTCTTCGGACTTCGCTGGCGAGAATGTTCATAACAGCTGTGATGCCAACGGTTCTGAAGAAAGGAGGAGCTGAATTCAATTGTATTTTCCTTTTGCCCCCATATTTTTCCTTCCCCTGTTTCAAAACCTCAAATGCATGTTTGctttctagttttctttttttctttccttttcagcTAGAACTTCTGTAAGCTAGGCTATTATCTTTTTAGCCATTTTactattatccaaaaaaaaaaagagtatttgCCTCATAAAAGGTTTTTGGTAAGTTTGGGTTGGAGAATTAGGTTCAGGGTTTGAAATTTATGCAGAATTGGAATTAATTTGTTACCAGCGTGTCTAGAAGAATTTGGAGGTAAAATCAAAGCTGAGACTAGTGCCTAGAGAGAAGAAGGAAATAGAGAGTAGGAGAGAGAAACCATAGGCACCAGCCTTTCAAAGTAACATTACTCTCAATTTTATCTTGTAATTCAACTCTAAGACAGGAATATGCTGCTGTTCTGTCCCTTCATGCAAAAGCCAATGATTTTGAATTCCAATTATTTGGTAAGCATATGCAAAGCTACAAATCATTCCAGTCATCAATTCTAGAAAACACGCAGCAGCACAATCTGGAAGAACTCAGGACAAAAGTTTTGAGGATTGACAAACTGCTTTCTAAGTGGAAAAGCTACCTGCTCTTTAAATTTCTTCTCTTGGAATTCATAGTAAGGCAAAGCAGTGATCTCCACCTTCATATCAATAATTAGAAGCATATTAAGTTCATGGAACTTAAACAAAAAGGCAACATATGATGCATATATGCCTATGGCATCAGTATGGAGATGGAGGTGATTTTTCATACATTAAAAAACTCTCCGAGAGGAGCAGTACTGAGAGTCTTGGGCTCAGCAACTGCAGCCCAAATCTGCAGAAAGTATGACCTCAGAAAATgctggataaaaaaaacaaataattgatCCAAAAAGAGAAATGCATAAACAGAGAATAAGAAGTATGAACAAAAGTACCTTCTCAATATCTTCTAAGAGAGCTTTCTTTAAATATTCAAGGGTAGTCTACATAGACAATCAGAAAAGGGACAGAGATTCAGCGTTGAAGATGCATTCAAAGAATGGAGCGCAAGGTGCATGGAATCTTCTCTCAAGAAACTTATGGGCACAACAAGTCCATACCTTTGAGTGATCACGTAGAACAAACAGTAGTGTTTTTTTGCGGGGCTTGAATAAACGCTTCATGACCTGAATACAAGAAATAATAGATTATCACATATCAGCATCAAATTATGTTGGGTGAAATACTCAGTATTACACACTGGGCTAAATGAATGCAGCTAAACAGTTTTGATAAAATGGGGTAAGTTTGCTGTGAATATGGAATCGGAGGCTCCTTATCTATATTCTATTCATGATGAGAAATTTGTAGATGCATATTTCTCCATATATACCTATTACAAACTGGCTTATATCTAAAGAATTGGTTCAGTTACAGCTCGCTTAAGTTAATGCAAATTGCTTTCAAATGCCAAGTACCTGGAAAACTGTTTTTAAAAGGGGTCTGCTGGCTGCATTTTCCAGACCAATGTCTTTGTACCACCTGCATATGATACTCAACACAAAATCATTTGACAGAAAAAAGTACTGGACTGCCTTACCGACTATGGAAGGCTacatcatgagttttttttaaaaaaaatatatatatttggctaGACAGAGTCATACCCAGTTGTGGACATTTATCAAACTTCCCAGGCAGAAAAGGCATTCAAATATTATAATGATGAACATACAAAACTCACATGTTTATCAAAACAACGTCAGCGATTGCCAAGGCAAATAGGGTGCTTTGTTTCTCAAACGCTCTGTCATCCTGAAAAAAGTACCCATTCGCAGTGCCAAACTTGTATAAGCATCACATTCGCAGATTGATGCCATAAAGTAATGCAACCAAAAATATTGAAACCATTCAGTAATCAACGATTTGTGTGTCACAGAGGTTGCAAAGAATACAATGTAACCATAAAAACCTCTCAATTAACAAAGCAAAGCTAAAGTAATAGAAAGCTCTAAGAGTTACCTCGCCTCTTTGATTGCTGTCGGTTCCCTCGAAATCCATGGCAATCGTAAAAGGGTCAATATCACTACACTTTGCAATCCAAATGCCCTTGGTTGTTTGACCTCTGAAACGTATATAACTACATTATCTTCCTCTTTCATGTATACAAAGCAACAAGAACAGTAAAATATACAAattctcaactaaaaataaaataaaatcaa belongs to Populus nigra chromosome 18, ddPopNigr1.1, whole genome shotgun sequence and includes:
- the LOC133678056 gene encoding protein ROOT HAIR DEFECTIVE 3 homolog 2-like isoform X1, with translation MKMEQGMQLIDGNGKFNLDGLKDFMTATEFAQSGLSYAIVAIIGSQSSGKSTLMNQTFHTNFEEMDAYKGRGQTTKGIWIAKCSDIDPFTIAMDFEGTDSNQRGEDDRAFEKQSTLFALAIADVVLINMWYKDIGLENAASRPLLKTVFQVMKRLFKPRKKTLLFVLRDHSKTTLEYLKKALLEDIEKIWAAVAEPKTLSTAPLGEFFNVEITALPYYEFQEKKFKEQVARLRQRFVHSICPGGLVGDRQEVEPASVFPIHAEDIWKTIKANKDLDLPAHKVMVATVRCEEIAGGKLKCFTSDKEWLKMKEAVQAGPESGFGKTVSSILENYLSEYDREVVYFDQEVRNEKRRQLLSNALMVVRDAYDTMLMHLYSNTVNRFKTSLEQSLNEGQEYVAAIHLCSQSCMLEFDQGCEDAAIQQSEWNPSKFREKLICNMLSEMLTSYEKQITHALAKRVESILEAGERDTWASIRDVFECNTKEAISEFSDAVVSFVLRSSAIDPKLQHLREHASNLVEMKPREAADAGRVLRRMKDRTVPDPSLQNTFMGATLDALASDTWEEGSPEATTLLKPEDCKSLLMNFIEKIKPMVTGFRSRQDGHRKTGSYVAAAVVAAAAVAAAAAIVAAAAAAVAAGGAAAAVAGAVVGLLRQ
- the LOC133678056 gene encoding protein ROOT HAIR DEFECTIVE 3 homolog 2-like isoform X2, with translation MKMEQGMQLIDGNGKFNLDGLKDFMTATEFAQSGLSYAIVAIIGSQSSGKSTLMNQTFHTNFEEMDAYKGRGQTTKGIWIAKCSDIDPFTIAMDFEGTDSNQRGEDDRAFEKQSTLFALAIADVVLINMWYKDIGLENAASRPLLKTVFQVMKRLFKPRKKTLLFVLRDHSKTTLEYLKKALLEDIEKVARLRQRFVHSICPGGLVGDRQEVEPASVFPIHAEDIWKTIKANKDLDLPAHKVMVATVRCEEIAGGKLKCFTSDKEWLKMKEAVQAGPESGFGKTVSSILENYLSEYDREVVYFDQEVRNEKRRQLLSNALMVVRDAYDTMLMHLYSNTVNRFKTSLEQSLNEGQEYVAAIHLCSQSCMLEFDQGCEDAAIQQSEWNPSKFREKLICNMLSEMLTSYEKQITHALAKRVESILEAGERDTWASIRDVFECNTKEAISEFSDAVVSFVLRSSAIDPKLQHLREHASNLVEMKPREAADAGRVLRRMKDRTVPDPSLQNTFMGATLDALASDTWEEGSPEATTLLKPEDCKSLLMNFIEKIKPMVTGFRSRQDGHRKTGSYVAAAVVAAAAVAAAAAIVAAAAAAVAAGGAAAAVAGAVVGLLRQ